The genomic stretch TATAAGGTTCTTTAGGCTCTTCGATGATGACCTCACCGCAGAGTTGAGCCAAAACGCGATCACCAATATCACGTAAGTCTGTAGCACGCTCAGCTAGTAATCGGTCTGGTAAAGCTGCTTGTTCTTTGGCCGCTGCTTCAATATGTTCATGCCAAGCAGCAGGAGCAGAAAGGTTTAAGTTAATCTTTTGAATAACACCATTAATAAGATCTGGGTCGTCAAGCATTTCTAAATGTGCTTGGAAGATCTGCTTAATTTCAGCCACTTCGGATTTTGCAATAACTTGGTGAATATTGTTTTTAACAGCGTGAAGGGCAATATCAAGATTTTCTTTTTCTACTTTGACGCTCGAACCCATACGTTCATATTGATAAACCTTAGGTTTAATGACATGAACAGGCCCAAAAGCTAAACCACTTGAAGCGGCAATGCCCGTATTTGAACTAAGTAGTTTTGATGGAGCTTCAATTTTATTTGATGGCTCTATTTTTATATCAGAAGTTTGTATAGGTTCAACTTCTTCACCTAAACCTTGTTGCACTGCTTGAATAACTTTATCTAAACCTTCGACTGCATCTGTTTCTGGTTCGGCAATGAAACGTAGAGTTTGTCCACGTTTACATCCTAAAGCCAAGAGGCGCGTCAAACTTTTAGCAGAAACAAAATTTCCTTCATCTACTGCGACCTGAATATCACCTTGAAAACTTTTTGTTAAGTTCACTAGATGAGTGGCTGGTCGAGCATGTAATCCATGTGCATTAGCGAGTACAACAGAACGATGAGGCCAATCTGGAATAACATCTGCCCCAATGATTTTGGCAATTTCATTTGGTGTTTGTGTTTGATCTAGTTGTGCAACTTGCTCTGGATTAAACAGAATATCAATCAGTCGATTAAATCTCTGGCTATCTAATTGTTCATTGGCAGCGATACATACGAGTGTATTTAACTTTTTTTCATCTAGCTCTAAAGCATGGCGAGGCTTTACGATACTGATTGCTGGTTGTTGAACAAACTTACTACTTGAAATAGACCAGATCTGATCTTGTAGTTGAATAACTTGATCAGGGTCAAGTGAACTTAGAAAACCACATTTTACAAAATTGTGTTTTTTTAGAATTTGAGATGCTGACCAAAACAAATCTTCAATATCTTGAGATTCAATTTCAGTTTGAATTAAATTTTCATGTAAATTTAAAGATAACGGCTGAGCTTGTAATATTTCAATAATTTGCTCAGGTTGGTTCGCATTTTTTACCTGTTCACTTACATCATGCATTAAAGCTCGGGTTAATATTTGTAGGACTTGTAAGTGTTCATCTGATTTTGCTGCAATAACAACAGCTAAATAAACTCTGTTTTCACCATCCCATATTATTCCTTCGGGGAAGTGAGCTAAACGGATACCTGTTTCTAAAATACATTCACGAGATTGGGGAGTACCGTGGGGGATAGCAATGCCTTGACCCAAATAGGTAGCACTTTGCTCTTCACGATTAATGAGTCCTGTAATATAGTCAGGTGTGACTAACCCATCTTTCTCCAATATATCTACTAGACACTGTAATGCATGTGTTTTATCAACAGCATGTTGATTCATATGAATATGTCGAGGCTCTAGTGCTAGCATATTTATCCTTGAACAATATCTCTGGGTTTAGCTAAAACAGAAAAAAAGAAGCCGTTTGTATTAAAAATAGGTTAATTTAACCGTTTTTAAACAACAGCTTCGTATAAATTACCATAGCAGAACTTTAAAGCTATATCGACGTATTTACGTAAAAAATGCTTGTTTTTAATACAAAGGATAATTTCTAAATAATATTTTAATCTTTTATGATAGATATAAAGATAATAAAAGAATTTTATAATGAAGTTGAATACGTATATTAAAAAAAACCTCTATACCGGATTACGAGTATAGAGGCAAAAAGTAACAGATTAATTAAGATTA from Acinetobacter pittii encodes the following:
- the ptsP gene encoding phosphoenolpyruvate--protein phosphotransferase, with translation MLALEPRHIHMNQHAVDKTHALQCLVDILEKDGLVTPDYITGLINREEQSATYLGQGIAIPHGTPQSRECILETGIRLAHFPEGIIWDGENRVYLAVVIAAKSDEHLQVLQILTRALMHDVSEQVKNANQPEQIIEILQAQPLSLNLHENLIQTEIESQDIEDLFWSASQILKKHNFVKCGFLSSLDPDQVIQLQDQIWSISSSKFVQQPAISIVKPRHALELDEKKLNTLVCIAANEQLDSQRFNRLIDILFNPEQVAQLDQTQTPNEIAKIIGADVIPDWPHRSVVLANAHGLHARPATHLVNLTKSFQGDIQVAVDEGNFVSAKSLTRLLALGCKRGQTLRFIAEPETDAVEGLDKVIQAVQQGLGEEVEPIQTSDIKIEPSNKIEAPSKLLSSNTGIAASSGLAFGPVHVIKPKVYQYERMGSSVKVEKENLDIALHAVKNNIHQVIAKSEVAEIKQIFQAHLEMLDDPDLINGVIQKINLNLSAPAAWHEHIEAAAKEQAALPDRLLAERATDLRDIGDRVLAQLCGEVIIEEPKEPYILIMYDVGPSDVARLNKDRVAGILTAVGGASAHSAIVARALGIPAIVGAGDQVLDIEQKSSLLINGDTGAFILNPNAQQIEQAKQEREHQKKIREEAERHSQEPAITVDQHQIEIAANLGKVQATAHAVECGAEAIGLLRTELVFMAHSSAPSEATQEADYRIVLDALAGRPLVVRTLDVGGDKPLPYLPIAEEENPFLGLRGIRLTLRQPELLRQQLIALLKAADDRPLRIMFPMIGRVEEWRAAKAILDEVKAIYPCADLQVGIMIEVPSAALLAPILAQEVDFFSIGTNDLTQYTLAIDRGHPILSAEADGLHPSILQLIDQTVKAAHKHGKWVGICGELAADPKAVPILMGLGVDELSMSPNSIPLVKAQIRTLNYSKAQVLAKRALECDSASAVRQLSEQEM